In Nasonia vitripennis strain AsymCx chromosome 2, Nvit_psr_1.1, whole genome shotgun sequence, a genomic segment contains:
- the LOC100122465 gene encoding very long-chain-fatty-acid--CoA ligase bubblegum isoform X1: protein MFGYVFKILQSIWNHGNLDDFANQDMAAVQPLISNGMSNGFGKNDKAPNHTVPRYAVASATGLEGPDQILSSDVDTTWEPDGRVRIKLDNPADESYAPISVPGLLKRVASKYPDHPALISRPGVDGQRTTYSYKEYESQVRTVAKAFLHLGLERHHSVCILGFNAPQWFISDIAAIYAGGFAAGIYTTNSPEACQYCAESSRANIIVVEDAKQLEKILEIKKNLPKLKAIIQYDGIPSTKDVLSWNELLEIGQRQSDDQLETVLKTIGINECCTLVYTSGTVGNPKAVMLTHDNLLTDARAILAAGDLNREAQETVISFLPLSHVAAQVVDIFTCMLMSATVYFADKNALKGSLLDTLVAARPTAFLGVPRVWEKIYEKMQAVARNNGPIKTWIANWAKAQGLQYNLDRMNGVEYKSWSYLIAKWLIFRKVKAALGLDRCHVFGTAAAPLSTEVKKYFMSLDIVIIDAYGMSECAGAHSLGTSNAFRLGSVGRALPGFLTKLDNVDNTGEGEICMGGRHVFMGYLNEPEKIKGTKDEHNWLHSGDLGKIDSDGFLYVTGRIKELVITAGGENIPPVHIEELVKKECPALSNAMLIGDRRKYLTMLVTLKTEMNIDTGEPLDALSPDARKWVKGLGSKAKTLSEVLQTKDPLIYKGIEEAITRANEKAISNAQRVQKFRILPHDFSVPTGELGPTLKLKRNVVVKQYANLIEDMYKE from the exons ATGTTCGGCTACGTCTTCAAGATCCTCCAGAGTATCTGGAACCATGGCAATCTCGACGACTTTGCCAACCAAG ACATGGCTGCCGTACAGCCGCTCATATCCAACGGCATGTCAAACGGCTTCGGCAAGAATGACAAG GCGCCAAATCACACAGTTCCACGATACGCAGTGGCGAGTGCAACGGGGCTGGAAG GTCCCGATCAAATCTTGAGTTCGGACGTTGATACGACTTGGGAGCCGGACGGTCGAGTCCGGATAAAACTGGATAACCCGGCCGACGAGAGTTACGCGCCTATATCAGTTCCCGGTCTCTTGAAGCGGGTGGCAAGCAAGTATCCCGATCATCCGGCCTTGATTTCCAGACCCGGAGTTGACGGACAGAGAACCACCTACAGCTACAA agaatacgaGAGCCAAGTAAGGACCGTAGCCAAAGCCTTCCTTCACCTCGGCCTGGAGAGGCACCACAGCGTTTGCATCCTCGGCTTCAACGCGCCGCAATGGTTCATCTCGGACATCGCGGCTATCTACGCAGG AGGTTTCGCTGCTGGAATCTATACAACGAACTCGCCCGAGGCATGCCAGTACTGCGCCGAGAGCAGTCGAGCCAATATAATCGTCGTCGAGGACGCCAAGCAGCTCGAGAAGATACTGGAGATTAAGAAAAATCTTCCGAAACTCAAAGCCATCATCCAGTACGACGGAATTCCCAGTACGAAGGATGTGCTGAGT TGGAACGAACTGTTAGAAATAGGCCAGAGGCAGTCAGACGATCAGTTGGAGACTGTGTTGAAGACCATCGGTATAAACGAGTGCTGCACGCTTGTATATACC TCGGGAACCGTTGGCAATCCGAAAGCTGTAATGTTGACCCACGATAATCTTCTGACCGACGCTAGAGCTATCTTGGCAGCCGGCGATCTGAACAGAGAGGCGCAGGAAACCGTTATTAGTTTTTTGCCCCTGTCGCACGTGGCTGCACAG GTTGTAGATATCTTTACTTGCATGCTGATGTCTGCGACCGTCTACTTCGCCGACAAGAACGCCCTGAAGGGCAGCCTCCTCGACACTCTCGTAGCAGCCCGCCCAACCGCCTTTCTTGGTGTTCCGCGAGTGTGGGAGAAGATATACGAGAAGATGCAGGCAGTGGCCCGAAACAACGGACCGATCAAGACGTGGATCGCCAACTGGGCCAAGGCTCAGGGTCTGCAGTACAATCTCGACCGCATGAACGGTGTCGAGTACAAGTCCTGGAGTTACCTGATAGCCAAGTGGTTGATTTTCCGCAAGGTCAAGGCGGCGCTGGGTCTCGACCGCTGCCACGTTTTCGGCACGGCGGCGGCACCCCTCAGTACCGAAGTCAAGAAGTACTTCATGAGTCTAGACATAGTCATCATCGACGCGTACGGCATGTCTGAGTGCGCCGGTGCTCATTCGCTCGGTACCAGCAATGCTTTCCGACTAGGAAGCGTGGGTCGCGCTCTTCCGGGATTCCTCACCAAGTTGGACAACGTGGACAACACAGGAGAGGGTGAGATCTGCATGGGTGGACGACACGTTTTCATGGGCTACTTGAACGAACCAGAGAAGATCAAGGGCACGAAAGACGAGCACAATTGGCTGCACAGTGGTGACCTTGGCAAGATTGACAGCGATGGTTTCTTGTACGTGACGGGAAGAATCAAGGAACTGGTAATCACGGCCGGAGGTGAAAATATTCCGCCAGTGCATATCGAGGAGTTGGTGAAGAAGGAATGTCCGGCCTTGAGCAACGCCATGCTCATTGGAGACAGAAGAAAGTACTTGACTATGCTAGTCACGCTAAAG ACTGAAATGAATATTGACACCGGAGAACCCCTAGATGCACTATCTCCAGATGCTAGGAAGTGGGTAAAGGGCTTGGGAAGCAAAgcaaaaactttgtccgaagtGCTGCAAACTAAAGACCCACTT ATTTACAAGGGAATAGAAGAAGCAATCACCCGAGCGAACGAAAAAGCGATAAGCAACGCTCAGAGAGTTCAGAAGTTCAGAATCCTACCCCATGACTTTTCCGTGCCGACAGGTGAACTGGGACCAACGTTGAAACTCAAGCGAAACGTTGTTGTGAAGCAATACGCTAATTTGATAGAAGACATGTATAAAGAATAA
- the LOC100122465 gene encoding very long-chain-fatty-acid--CoA ligase bubblegum isoform X2, translated as MAAVQPLISNGMSNGFGKNDKAPNHTVPRYAVASATGLEGPDQILSSDVDTTWEPDGRVRIKLDNPADESYAPISVPGLLKRVASKYPDHPALISRPGVDGQRTTYSYKEYESQVRTVAKAFLHLGLERHHSVCILGFNAPQWFISDIAAIYAGGFAAGIYTTNSPEACQYCAESSRANIIVVEDAKQLEKILEIKKNLPKLKAIIQYDGIPSTKDVLSWNELLEIGQRQSDDQLETVLKTIGINECCTLVYTSGTVGNPKAVMLTHDNLLTDARAILAAGDLNREAQETVISFLPLSHVAAQVVDIFTCMLMSATVYFADKNALKGSLLDTLVAARPTAFLGVPRVWEKIYEKMQAVARNNGPIKTWIANWAKAQGLQYNLDRMNGVEYKSWSYLIAKWLIFRKVKAALGLDRCHVFGTAAAPLSTEVKKYFMSLDIVIIDAYGMSECAGAHSLGTSNAFRLGSVGRALPGFLTKLDNVDNTGEGEICMGGRHVFMGYLNEPEKIKGTKDEHNWLHSGDLGKIDSDGFLYVTGRIKELVITAGGENIPPVHIEELVKKECPALSNAMLIGDRRKYLTMLVTLKTEMNIDTGEPLDALSPDARKWVKGLGSKAKTLSEVLQTKDPLIYKGIEEAITRANEKAISNAQRVQKFRILPHDFSVPTGELGPTLKLKRNVVVKQYANLIEDMYKE; from the exons ATGGCTGCCGTACAGCCGCTCATATCCAACGGCATGTCAAACGGCTTCGGCAAGAATGACAAG GCGCCAAATCACACAGTTCCACGATACGCAGTGGCGAGTGCAACGGGGCTGGAAG GTCCCGATCAAATCTTGAGTTCGGACGTTGATACGACTTGGGAGCCGGACGGTCGAGTCCGGATAAAACTGGATAACCCGGCCGACGAGAGTTACGCGCCTATATCAGTTCCCGGTCTCTTGAAGCGGGTGGCAAGCAAGTATCCCGATCATCCGGCCTTGATTTCCAGACCCGGAGTTGACGGACAGAGAACCACCTACAGCTACAA agaatacgaGAGCCAAGTAAGGACCGTAGCCAAAGCCTTCCTTCACCTCGGCCTGGAGAGGCACCACAGCGTTTGCATCCTCGGCTTCAACGCGCCGCAATGGTTCATCTCGGACATCGCGGCTATCTACGCAGG AGGTTTCGCTGCTGGAATCTATACAACGAACTCGCCCGAGGCATGCCAGTACTGCGCCGAGAGCAGTCGAGCCAATATAATCGTCGTCGAGGACGCCAAGCAGCTCGAGAAGATACTGGAGATTAAGAAAAATCTTCCGAAACTCAAAGCCATCATCCAGTACGACGGAATTCCCAGTACGAAGGATGTGCTGAGT TGGAACGAACTGTTAGAAATAGGCCAGAGGCAGTCAGACGATCAGTTGGAGACTGTGTTGAAGACCATCGGTATAAACGAGTGCTGCACGCTTGTATATACC TCGGGAACCGTTGGCAATCCGAAAGCTGTAATGTTGACCCACGATAATCTTCTGACCGACGCTAGAGCTATCTTGGCAGCCGGCGATCTGAACAGAGAGGCGCAGGAAACCGTTATTAGTTTTTTGCCCCTGTCGCACGTGGCTGCACAG GTTGTAGATATCTTTACTTGCATGCTGATGTCTGCGACCGTCTACTTCGCCGACAAGAACGCCCTGAAGGGCAGCCTCCTCGACACTCTCGTAGCAGCCCGCCCAACCGCCTTTCTTGGTGTTCCGCGAGTGTGGGAGAAGATATACGAGAAGATGCAGGCAGTGGCCCGAAACAACGGACCGATCAAGACGTGGATCGCCAACTGGGCCAAGGCTCAGGGTCTGCAGTACAATCTCGACCGCATGAACGGTGTCGAGTACAAGTCCTGGAGTTACCTGATAGCCAAGTGGTTGATTTTCCGCAAGGTCAAGGCGGCGCTGGGTCTCGACCGCTGCCACGTTTTCGGCACGGCGGCGGCACCCCTCAGTACCGAAGTCAAGAAGTACTTCATGAGTCTAGACATAGTCATCATCGACGCGTACGGCATGTCTGAGTGCGCCGGTGCTCATTCGCTCGGTACCAGCAATGCTTTCCGACTAGGAAGCGTGGGTCGCGCTCTTCCGGGATTCCTCACCAAGTTGGACAACGTGGACAACACAGGAGAGGGTGAGATCTGCATGGGTGGACGACACGTTTTCATGGGCTACTTGAACGAACCAGAGAAGATCAAGGGCACGAAAGACGAGCACAATTGGCTGCACAGTGGTGACCTTGGCAAGATTGACAGCGATGGTTTCTTGTACGTGACGGGAAGAATCAAGGAACTGGTAATCACGGCCGGAGGTGAAAATATTCCGCCAGTGCATATCGAGGAGTTGGTGAAGAAGGAATGTCCGGCCTTGAGCAACGCCATGCTCATTGGAGACAGAAGAAAGTACTTGACTATGCTAGTCACGCTAAAG ACTGAAATGAATATTGACACCGGAGAACCCCTAGATGCACTATCTCCAGATGCTAGGAAGTGGGTAAAGGGCTTGGGAAGCAAAgcaaaaactttgtccgaagtGCTGCAAACTAAAGACCCACTT ATTTACAAGGGAATAGAAGAAGCAATCACCCGAGCGAACGAAAAAGCGATAAGCAACGCTCAGAGAGTTCAGAAGTTCAGAATCCTACCCCATGACTTTTCCGTGCCGACAGGTGAACTGGGACCAACGTTGAAACTCAAGCGAAACGTTGTTGTGAAGCAATACGCTAATTTGATAGAAGACATGTATAAAGAATAA